Proteins from one Rhizobium sp. CB3090 genomic window:
- a CDS encoding oligosaccharide flippase family protein, with translation MGSKIVSQVVQLVVFLVAARALESAEFGLYAYSSAIVILLVVVAEGGWGEFIMKTECTEDELDQVGTISIISGILITIVGFSIAAVVWFVFHQPWEGMLLCLFSCWFLPSSLSVVYDGLLVARGQLRKQAAIRIASELTGLGVTMLGLWIGWNIFSLVAGRLATLLVGVFAAAIVARWYPKLRLTLPFAREILEFSRHILANRLIIFLRSYSGTLAIGSFLGLAEAGYYRVAERIIAAFSELIGEPARMLAWTLFRRTAIKIDANGKTSRDVGASATTFMTLLMAISAPIYLGLSLISSGLIDVVLGNKWAPAAILVTILSAKQVLLTPGYVTEPLLSLSGNIRHMPAALLLNGAISVGLIVLLAPFGVEAAALGQCLASLISFAISMHLQRNYGGLAWRRVIGDCAYVAVAIAAMAATVYSLGYLAEASALRHLVTLAIQVVSGGATYVLTLAVLQKVIGIPIPIFAVGRR, from the coding sequence TTGGGTTCGAAAATCGTCTCCCAGGTCGTGCAGCTCGTCGTTTTCCTCGTCGCTGCGCGCGCGCTGGAATCGGCGGAATTCGGCCTCTACGCCTATAGTTCCGCTATCGTGATCCTGCTCGTCGTCGTTGCAGAGGGCGGATGGGGCGAGTTCATCATGAAAACGGAGTGCACTGAGGACGAACTCGACCAGGTCGGCACGATCTCGATCATCTCCGGGATCCTGATAACGATCGTCGGCTTCTCGATTGCCGCGGTCGTCTGGTTTGTCTTTCATCAGCCCTGGGAAGGCATGCTGCTTTGCCTCTTCAGTTGCTGGTTCCTGCCCTCGTCGCTTTCGGTCGTCTATGACGGACTGCTGGTCGCAAGGGGGCAGTTGCGCAAACAGGCGGCTATCCGTATCGCGTCCGAACTTACCGGGCTGGGCGTAACCATGCTCGGCCTGTGGATCGGTTGGAATATCTTCTCGCTCGTGGCGGGACGGCTTGCAACGCTGCTCGTCGGCGTATTCGCCGCCGCCATCGTCGCGCGCTGGTATCCAAAACTACGCCTGACCTTGCCCTTCGCGCGTGAAATCCTCGAATTTTCTCGTCATATCCTGGCAAACCGGCTGATCATCTTCCTGCGTTCCTATTCCGGCACACTTGCGATCGGCAGCTTTCTCGGCCTCGCCGAAGCCGGTTATTATCGCGTCGCCGAGCGGATCATCGCCGCCTTCTCGGAACTCATCGGCGAGCCGGCGCGCATGCTCGCCTGGACGTTGTTCCGCCGGACGGCCATCAAGATCGATGCCAACGGCAAAACGTCCCGCGATGTCGGCGCCTCCGCGACCACCTTCATGACCCTGCTGATGGCGATCTCGGCGCCGATCTATCTCGGCCTGTCGCTGATCTCATCCGGCTTGATCGACGTGGTGCTCGGCAACAAATGGGCGCCGGCGGCGATTCTCGTCACGATCCTGTCGGCCAAGCAGGTGCTGCTGACGCCCGGCTACGTCACCGAGCCGTTGCTGTCGCTGTCCGGCAACATCAGGCATATGCCTGCAGCACTCCTGCTCAACGGCGCCATCTCGGTCGGCCTGATCGTCCTCCTCGCCCCCTTCGGCGTCGAGGCGGCGGCTTTGGGCCAATGCCTGGCGTCGCTGATTTCCTTTGCGATATCGATGCACCTGCAACGCAACTATGGGGGCCTTGCATGGAGGCGGGTAATCGGCGACTGCGCCTACGTCGCGGTCGCCATCGCCGCTATGGCAGCGACGGTCTATTCGCTCGGTTATCTCGCCGAAGCGTCTGCGCTGCGGCATCTGGTGACGCTGGCGATACAAGTCGTCTCCGGCGGAGCGACCTACGTTCTCACCCTTGCGGTCCTTCAAAAGGTGATCGGCATCCCGATCCCGATCTTTGCAGTTGGCCGGCGATAG
- a CDS encoding condensation domain-containing protein: MSTVENSPVGQVADLEIIGEFPCTQTQLRCWILDQLLPGNPALNVAVRWEIRGAFKAATIEQAFRKVIQRHEILRTRFIERGGSPYQQAVDRIDFKMSVIDLRSMAADQRQARIMSIGEETAQAPFDLSKPGLFRVSLLMAENDRGVLLITAHQSCFDGWSIRVLGREVGEIAAAIDAGRPPVLPELPLQYGDYALWQQEYLQSYGFETEKTFWKEKLTGAPYFEVTPDHPRGRVKTNHGNILSVAQPLAFSERMDAAARAHRVSQYSYGAAIISAMLHRLTNAQTVMFGSQVAGREHSDLEDLIGVFINNLVLRCDFSSDISFAQHIHSVSETVEGALNHQRMPFNKLVELINPVRDPSRNPLISVNFNLQKAFLEDHRYGGFELISSPSQSPGVIYDLSFIMIGRPSGWRMSIEYNADLFDARTIESLLQLWQKAYEIALDHPEALLSSLTVPERQAIAAVKDTSAELSASQASADTPVAKKTAALAALWQDILQVPQVRPQDDFFALGGHSLLALRLLSAVRDKFNVKPTLELLFKEPTLEGFAAAIFDTPKTQEPATGIVNPWELLTCKQGTGPASLYTLNHPLLFYRLANALPDTISVHNVNMFNPDLRKGLADLRLEDIARYAVDAMQIDVNAGPIALAGLCVNGTLAMEVTRQLREKGADVSFTAIIDTWAPGYFASLPKKEQKRWNRERRVKRLIYFTKKVLSGRMPLIVYLKEFNFSLALLKMFGVKAGQYSADEEANAAVTDLLVAAARSYKPVQNKDPSVILLRSQANHPRARKLLFGWGDAVAADTTVVDIKGWHEDSVAELASVVSKKFGGA; encoded by the coding sequence ATGAGTACTGTCGAAAACAGCCCCGTAGGCCAGGTTGCCGATCTGGAGATCATCGGCGAGTTTCCCTGCACGCAGACGCAATTGCGCTGCTGGATTCTCGATCAGTTGCTCCCCGGCAATCCAGCCCTCAATGTTGCGGTTCGCTGGGAAATTCGCGGCGCATTCAAAGCTGCCACTATCGAGCAGGCCTTTCGCAAGGTGATCCAGCGCCACGAGATCCTGCGGACGCGGTTCATCGAAAGGGGGGGCAGCCCCTATCAGCAGGCGGTCGACAGGATCGATTTCAAGATGTCGGTGATCGATCTTCGCAGCATGGCGGCCGATCAGCGCCAGGCGAGAATTATGTCGATCGGCGAGGAGACGGCGCAAGCTCCTTTCGATCTCAGCAAGCCCGGGCTCTTTCGCGTTTCCCTACTGATGGCAGAGAATGACCGCGGGGTTCTCCTCATTACCGCCCATCAGAGCTGCTTCGACGGCTGGTCGATCCGCGTGCTCGGACGGGAAGTGGGGGAAATCGCCGCCGCTATCGATGCCGGCAGGCCCCCGGTGCTGCCGGAGTTGCCGCTGCAATATGGCGATTACGCCCTCTGGCAACAGGAATATCTGCAGAGCTATGGCTTCGAGACGGAGAAGACCTTCTGGAAGGAGAAACTTACCGGCGCGCCATACTTCGAGGTTACGCCGGATCATCCGCGCGGCCGTGTGAAGACCAATCACGGCAATATTCTCTCCGTCGCGCAGCCTCTCGCCTTCAGCGAGCGCATGGACGCCGCCGCACGCGCTCATCGTGTCTCGCAATACAGCTATGGCGCTGCCATCATCAGCGCCATGCTGCATCGGCTGACGAATGCTCAAACCGTGATGTTCGGTTCGCAGGTGGCGGGCCGCGAACATTCCGATCTCGAAGACCTGATCGGCGTCTTCATCAACAACCTCGTGCTGCGATGCGATTTCTCTTCCGACATCTCATTCGCGCAGCATATCCATTCGGTCAGCGAAACGGTGGAGGGGGCGCTGAACCACCAGCGCATGCCATTCAACAAGCTGGTGGAGCTGATCAATCCGGTCCGCGATCCCTCACGCAATCCGCTGATCTCGGTGAACTTCAACCTGCAGAAGGCATTCCTGGAGGATCACCGCTATGGCGGCTTCGAGCTGATCAGCTCACCGTCGCAATCGCCGGGCGTCATCTACGATCTGAGTTTCATCATGATCGGCCGGCCGTCGGGTTGGCGCATGTCGATCGAATACAATGCCGATCTCTTCGATGCACGCACGATCGAAAGTCTGCTGCAGCTCTGGCAGAAGGCCTATGAGATTGCCCTTGATCATCCCGAGGCATTGCTGTCTTCGCTGACTGTGCCCGAACGGCAGGCGATCGCTGCCGTCAAGGACACATCGGCAGAGCTTTCCGCAAGCCAAGCTTCGGCCGATACGCCGGTGGCGAAGAAGACGGCGGCGCTTGCCGCCCTCTGGCAGGACATTCTCCAGGTTCCGCAGGTGCGGCCGCAGGACGATTTCTTCGCGCTTGGCGGTCATTCCCTGCTGGCGCTGCGGCTGCTGTCGGCGGTGCGGGATAAATTCAACGTCAAACCAACGCTGGAGCTCCTGTTCAAAGAGCCGACGCTCGAAGGCTTTGCCGCTGCGATCTTCGATACGCCGAAGACGCAGGAGCCCGCCACCGGGATCGTCAACCCTTGGGAGTTGCTCACCTGCAAACAGGGCACAGGCCCGGCCTCGCTTTATACGCTGAACCACCCCTTGCTATTTTACCGCCTGGCAAACGCATTGCCGGATACGATATCGGTTCATAACGTCAACATGTTCAATCCCGATCTCAGAAAGGGTCTGGCTGATCTGCGTCTGGAAGACATCGCTCGCTATGCGGTCGATGCCATGCAGATCGACGTCAACGCGGGGCCTATTGCTCTCGCCGGGCTCTGCGTCAACGGCACGCTGGCTATGGAGGTGACCAGGCAGTTGCGGGAGAAAGGGGCTGATGTCAGCTTCACCGCCATCATCGACACGTGGGCGCCTGGATATTTCGCCTCGTTGCCGAAAAAGGAGCAGAAGCGCTGGAACAGGGAGCGGCGCGTCAAACGTCTCATCTATTTCACCAAAAAGGTATTGTCGGGCCGGATGCCGTTGATCGTCTATCTCAAGGAGTTCAACTTCTCGCTGGCGCTCCTCAAAATGTTCGGTGTCAAAGCTGGGCAATATTCAGCTGACGAAGAGGCTAATGCTGCGGTGACGGATCTGCTGGTGGCGGCTGCGCGCAGCTACAAGCCGGTGCAGAACAAGGACCCGTCTGTGATACTGTTGCGCAGCCAGGCCAATCATCCCCGCGCCCGCAAGCTGCTGTTCGGCTGGGGCGATGCGGTGGCGGCAGATACCACCGTTGTCGACATCAAAGGCTGGCATGAGGACTCGGTGGCCGAACTGGCATCGGTCGTCTCCAAGAAGTTCGGCGGCGCCTAA
- a CDS encoding sugar transferase — MLSAFDGFAHDEQSLHDLKQTARRSRAKRAVDILLSAAGLLFLAPALLVIAVALLLVDGRPIIYRHTRIGREGRTFQCLKFRSMRKDADRRLAELLEREPERKREWLATQKLMNDPRVHWLGKYLRMSSADELPQLLNVLRGEMSLVGPRPVVAAELERYGSQLYCYLALQPGITGLWQVNRCADTSYEERVQFDVDYYHTCSFWTDANILWKTVGVVLLARNEKERLTK; from the coding sequence ATGCTGTCGGCTTTTGATGGCTTTGCTCATGACGAGCAATCGCTCCATGATTTGAAACAGACAGCGAGACGCAGCCGCGCCAAGCGTGCCGTCGATATATTGCTTTCGGCCGCGGGGCTGTTGTTTCTTGCCCCCGCACTTCTTGTCATCGCCGTCGCTCTGCTGCTGGTCGACGGCCGCCCCATCATCTACCGCCACACCCGTATCGGCCGCGAGGGCCGCACATTCCAGTGCTTGAAATTCCGCTCCATGCGCAAGGATGCCGATAGGCGCCTGGCCGAACTGCTGGAGCGCGAGCCGGAGCGGAAGCGGGAATGGCTGGCCACTCAGAAACTGATGAACGATCCGCGCGTGCACTGGCTTGGCAAATATCTGCGCATGAGCAGCGCCGATGAACTGCCGCAGCTTCTGAACGTGCTACGGGGCGAGATGAGCCTGGTCGGGCCGCGCCCGGTGGTGGCCGCAGAACTCGAGCGTTACGGATCCCAGCTCTACTGCTATCTGGCGCTGCAGCCCGGCATCACCGGCCTATGGCAGGTCAACCGCTGCGCCGACACCTCCTATGAGGAACGGGTACAGTTCGATGTCGATTACTACCACACATGCTCGTTCTGGACGGACGCCAACATTCTCTGGAAGACCGTCGGCGTCGTGCTGCTTGCCCGCAATGAAAAGGAACGACTCACCAAATGA
- a CDS encoding glycosyltransferase family 4 protein, giving the protein MSSPRPDRVVIINDRSVKVGGASNLAILSADLLQRAGIPVTYFAGDAAGDDPPAFDTINLDGLPLTQQGRISALAGGLYSKSAYAALQDLIARKDTAATIYHVHGWSKILSPSIFRALWPVRERVVLHAHDYFLSCPNGGFANYRKNDVCRLTPMSMQCLTTQCDKRGYHEKVWRSARHMLREHFYPTRQTPANIVIVHQRMRDYFDRSGIETDNIEIIRNPVEPFLKQPMSPWNKHDFFFVGRLEPEKGFEDAAMAARLAGISLHIVGDGAGRALLERDYPEVVIHGWKSKEEMRAIIGNARALVVSSRVPEPFGLAALEAVTSGIPVILPDAALLGDEIAELGCGLTFQSGKVEALAGAMRRLAGDNMLIRLMSVNCMRRSSGLAHTPASWRDALITLYNRIIERTAASTAVADDYPEAAEQSPIG; this is encoded by the coding sequence GTGAGTTCACCTCGTCCCGATCGGGTCGTCATCATCAACGATCGCTCCGTCAAAGTTGGCGGAGCGTCGAACCTGGCGATCCTGTCTGCCGATCTGTTGCAACGCGCTGGAATTCCAGTCACCTATTTCGCCGGCGATGCCGCCGGCGACGATCCGCCAGCATTCGACACCATCAATCTCGATGGCCTGCCCCTGACGCAACAGGGCCGTATCAGCGCTCTTGCCGGCGGGCTCTACAGCAAGAGCGCCTATGCCGCCCTGCAGGATCTCATCGCCCGAAAGGACACGGCAGCCACGATCTACCATGTACACGGTTGGTCGAAGATCTTGTCGCCATCGATCTTTCGAGCCCTGTGGCCGGTGCGCGAGCGTGTCGTGCTGCACGCGCATGACTATTTCCTGTCCTGTCCGAACGGCGGCTTTGCGAATTATCGAAAAAACGATGTGTGCCGCCTCACGCCGATGTCGATGCAATGTCTTACGACTCAGTGCGACAAACGCGGCTATCATGAGAAGGTCTGGCGATCAGCGCGGCATATGCTGCGCGAACATTTTTACCCCACCCGCCAAACACCGGCCAATATCGTCATCGTGCATCAGCGCATGCGCGACTATTTCGATCGCAGCGGTATAGAGACAGACAATATCGAGATCATCCGCAATCCGGTCGAGCCCTTTCTGAAGCAGCCGATGAGTCCCTGGAATAAGCACGATTTCTTCTTTGTTGGTCGGCTTGAACCGGAAAAGGGATTCGAAGACGCCGCCATGGCGGCGCGGCTTGCCGGCATAAGCCTCCACATCGTCGGCGACGGCGCAGGCCGCGCGCTGTTGGAGCGCGACTATCCCGAGGTGGTCATCCATGGCTGGAAATCCAAGGAGGAGATGCGCGCCATCATCGGCAACGCCCGCGCGCTCGTCGTTTCCTCGCGCGTTCCGGAACCTTTCGGGCTCGCGGCGCTGGAAGCGGTGACCAGCGGCATTCCGGTTATCCTCCCCGACGCGGCGCTTCTCGGCGACGAGATTGCCGAGCTTGGCTGCGGGCTGACTTTTCAAAGCGGCAAGGTGGAAGCGCTTGCCGGCGCGATGCGCCGGCTTGCGGGCGACAACATGCTGATCCGCCTGATGAGCGTCAACTGCATGCGCCGTTCCAGTGGCCTCGCCCATACGCCGGCTTCCTGGCGGGATGCGCTGATTACTCTCTACAACCGCATTATCGAGCGCACAGCAGCTTCCACAGCCGTCGCAGATGACTATCCGGAAGCTGCCGAACAGTCACCAATCGGGTAG
- a CDS encoding DegT/DnrJ/EryC1/StrS family aminotransferase, translating into MAKVGLREWMALAPVFASGKLARYGDDTGGPLLRFEADFCAKFGVQHALTMSSGTGALISALVAAGIGPGDEVLVPAYTWIATAAAPLAAGAVPVLVDIDQTLTMDPADIVRKITPQTKAIIPVHMSNMVCDMDSIMQIAREHGLIVIEDACQAVGLTYKDKRAGTIGDLGAYSFNQFKNMNIGEGGAVVTNDPQLFARARMYHDIGSLFRGHLDNANEPPMLGVNFKASQIQGAMLNVQLKRLDPMIERMRKRYDLMTGILSKSHRMRIGPHNDVANAAGLHVIFETPDDARQFAEENKRGVYRLYDSSRHVYTNWQPVLQQRSGHPAMNPYNWTDRKIEYTPDMCAQTLDILKRTCRISLGENYPAALMAYLARRMVRQGPTASGKLSYATT; encoded by the coding sequence ATGGCCAAGGTCGGATTGCGGGAATGGATGGCGCTTGCGCCGGTGTTTGCCTCGGGAAAATTGGCGCGCTACGGCGATGATACCGGCGGTCCCCTCCTGCGGTTCGAGGCCGACTTCTGCGCCAAATTCGGCGTTCAGCATGCCCTCACGATGAGCAGCGGTACCGGGGCACTGATTTCGGCGCTGGTCGCGGCCGGCATCGGCCCCGGCGACGAAGTGCTGGTGCCGGCCTATACCTGGATCGCCACCGCCGCCGCCCCTTTGGCCGCCGGGGCCGTGCCGGTCCTGGTCGATATCGACCAGACACTGACGATGGATCCTGCCGATATCGTCCGGAAAATCACCCCTCAGACGAAGGCGATCATCCCCGTGCACATGTCGAACATGGTCTGCGACATGGACAGCATCATGCAGATCGCCCGCGAGCACGGTCTCATCGTCATCGAGGATGCCTGCCAGGCCGTCGGGCTGACCTATAAGGACAAGCGGGCGGGCACGATCGGCGATCTCGGCGCCTATAGCTTCAACCAATTCAAGAACATGAACATCGGCGAGGGCGGTGCCGTCGTCACCAATGATCCGCAGCTTTTTGCCCGGGCGCGCATGTATCACGACATCGGCTCGCTGTTTCGCGGCCATCTCGATAATGCCAACGAACCGCCGATGCTCGGCGTGAATTTCAAGGCGAGCCAAATCCAGGGTGCCATGCTGAACGTGCAGCTCAAGCGGCTCGATCCGATGATTGAGCGCATGCGCAAGCGCTACGATCTGATGACCGGGATCCTGTCGAAAAGCCACAGAATGCGCATCGGTCCGCACAATGATGTCGCCAATGCCGCCGGCCTGCATGTCATCTTCGAAACGCCTGACGACGCCAGGCAGTTTGCCGAGGAGAACAAGCGTGGCGTCTACCGGCTCTATGATTCCAGCCGCCATGTCTACACCAATTGGCAACCGGTACTGCAGCAGCGCAGCGGGCACCCGGCGATGAACCCTTACAATTGGACTGATCGGAAGATCGAATATACGCCCGATATGTGCGCACAAACGTTGGATATCTTAAAGCGCACCTGCCGTATCAGTCTCGGCGAGAACTATCCGGCAGCGCTGATGGCCTATCTGGCACGGCGTATGGTTCGCCAAGGCCCGACAGCCAGCGGCAAGCTCTCCTATGCAACAACCTAA
- a CDS encoding 4'-phosphopantetheinyl transferase superfamily protein has product MQQPNFEVIGPDLIDVWTWSLDAPRSSVDEFATRLSAEELARAARFVRERDRHRFIVGRGRLRSILGRYLDLPPQEVSFTYNDYGKPDIASPGGTHFHFNLSHSADLAALAISDRYELGIDIEEIRFLKEDIAGRFFSRKECLTLRALPPEAYLDGFYRCWTRKEAFVKAHGEGLSLPLDSFDVTFDWSSEPRLERLEGDPDAPFNWRILEVETPITFAGAVLALTKGHPVGLRYRSDEDEMPKTHCDLWDSLRAF; this is encoded by the coding sequence ATGCAACAACCTAATTTCGAAGTCATCGGCCCTGACCTTATCGACGTCTGGACCTGGAGCCTCGATGCGCCGCGGTCTTCGGTCGATGAGTTCGCAACGCGGTTGTCCGCTGAAGAGCTGGCGAGAGCTGCGCGCTTCGTGCGCGAGCGCGACAGACACCGGTTCATCGTCGGAAGAGGACGGCTGCGATCCATCCTGGGGCGGTATCTGGACCTGCCGCCGCAGGAGGTGTCCTTCACCTATAACGACTATGGCAAGCCCGATATAGCCAGCCCTGGCGGTACGCACTTCCACTTCAATCTCAGTCACAGCGCCGATCTCGCGGCACTCGCCATCTCCGACCGCTACGAACTCGGTATCGATATCGAGGAAATCCGCTTTCTCAAGGAAGATATCGCCGGCCGTTTCTTTTCCCGAAAAGAATGCCTGACCCTGCGGGCGCTGCCGCCGGAGGCATATCTCGACGGCTTCTATCGTTGCTGGACGCGCAAGGAGGCCTTTGTGAAGGCGCATGGCGAGGGGCTCTCCCTGCCGCTCGACAGTTTCGACGTGACCTTCGATTGGTCAAGCGAACCAAGGCTGGAGCGACTGGAGGGAGATCCGGATGCGCCTTTCAACTGGCGGATCCTGGAAGTCGAAACGCCGATCACGTTTGCCGGCGCCGTCCTCGCCCTGACAAAGGGCCATCCAGTTGGCCTGCGCTATCGCAGCGACGAGGATGAGATGCCCAAAACGCATTGCGATCTCTGGGATTCGCTTCGCGCATTTTAG
- a CDS encoding methyltransferase, TIGR04325 family — protein sequence MATASLSENTRSFLGGTVRSLGRSLSPLRAAGGRLRYLSPFPRRFTGAYSSYEAAFAAAKTMPMAGYDHEEIANAGFSLMCQVLPWDYPVMFWMRNLMQEVDGVIDAGGHMGTKYRAFRPLLPIDESFRWVVYDLPSIIRVGRRLAERDGLTGLSFVDRIEDAGGIPLFLGSGLMQYLDVPLSRLLQRLPALPRHLILNKVALHKRGMVVTLERISGTYVPYQMRDEATFLSDVTQLGYRQVDRWAIPSLSHLIDTHPELGRSESAGFYFRLD from the coding sequence ATGGCGACTGCATCCTTGTCAGAGAACACGCGCTCATTCCTTGGCGGGACGGTTCGAAGCCTTGGCCGGTCTTTGTCACCGCTGCGCGCCGCCGGCGGACGCCTGCGCTACCTATCGCCCTTTCCGCGGCGATTTACCGGAGCCTATAGCTCCTATGAGGCTGCCTTTGCCGCCGCCAAGACCATGCCAATGGCCGGTTACGACCATGAGGAAATCGCCAATGCCGGCTTCTCCCTTATGTGCCAAGTCTTACCGTGGGACTATCCGGTGATGTTTTGGATGCGCAACCTGATGCAGGAGGTAGATGGCGTGATCGATGCCGGCGGCCATATGGGGACGAAATACAGAGCTTTCCGTCCGTTGCTCCCGATCGATGAATCCTTCCGCTGGGTCGTTTACGATCTTCCCTCCATCATCCGAGTCGGGCGGCGTCTGGCGGAGCGCGACGGGCTGACCGGCCTCAGCTTCGTCGACCGGATCGAGGACGCGGGCGGCATACCGCTTTTCCTCGGGTCCGGCCTGATGCAATATCTGGACGTGCCGCTCTCCAGACTGTTGCAGCGCCTGCCCGCTTTGCCTCGGCATCTGATCCTCAACAAGGTCGCTCTTCACAAGAGGGGCATGGTTGTGACGCTGGAACGAATAAGCGGCACCTATGTGCCCTATCAGATGCGGGATGAAGCCACTTTCCTGAGCGATGTGACGCAGCTCGGCTATAGGCAGGTCGACCGCTGGGCGATCCCATCCCTGTCTCACCTCATCGACACTCATCCGGAATTGGGACGAAGCGAAAGCGCGGGTTTCTATTTCCGCCTCGACTAA